In the Acropora muricata isolate sample 2 chromosome 1, ASM3666990v1, whole genome shotgun sequence genome, one interval contains:
- the LOC136915492 gene encoding tRNA-specific adenosine deaminase 2-like, whose amino-acid sequence MADVNDEKWMKEALNLAEKALEKGEVPVGCVIVHKNKVIGRGRNEVNKTKNATRHAEMVAIDQVQHWCKTQFLSFKDVLGECWLYVTVEPCIMCAAALRFMGIPKVVFGCANERFGGCGSILNIHTDICSINTTYHGTKDNLSARCTVNCITQNSSDDCNLSTMCNYTSSGLAFKETPLTNVVEPSTTYEEYEQHHRQSNELRQEVRIPCGEPFLCIPGILANIAIDLLKEFYTGENPNAPVPKLKKK is encoded by the exons atggcggatgTCAATGACGAAAAGTGGATGAAAGAAGCGTTAAATTTG GCAGAAAAGGCATTGGAGAAAGGTGAAGTTCCTGTTGGATGTGTCATAGTACATAAGAATAAAGTAATTGGAAGAGGAAGAAATGAGGTGAATAAGACAAAGAATGCTACGAGACATGCAGAAATGGTGGCCATTGATCAAGTTCAACACTGGTGCAAAACTCAGTTCCTTAGTTTTAAGGATGTTCTAGGTGAATGCTGGCTTTATGTGACAGTGGAGCCATGTATCATGTGTGCTGCAGCACTGCGGTTTATGGGAATCCCTAAAGTGGTTTTTGGGTGTGCCAATGAAAGATTTGGAGGATGTGGATCAATTCTGAACATTCACACTGACATCTGTTCCATAAATACAACATATCATGGAACAAAAGATAATTTATCTGCACGATGTACTGTTAACTGTATCACACAAAATTCATCTGACGACTGCAATTTGAGCACGATGTGTAATTACACCTCATCAGGTTTGGCATTTAAAGAAACTCCATTGACAAATGTAGTTGAACCGTCCACAACATATGAAGAATATGAACAACATCACAGGCAATCAAATGAGTTGAGGCAAGAAGTGAGGATTCCATGTGGGGAACCATTTTTATGCATTCCTGGGATTTTAGCAAACATAGCCATTGACTTATTAAAAGAATTTTACACAGGAGAGAACCCTAATGCTCCAGtgccaaaactgaaaaaaaaataa